A stretch of Hoplias malabaricus isolate fHopMal1 chromosome 10, fHopMal1.hap1, whole genome shotgun sequence DNA encodes these proteins:
- the eci2 gene encoding enoyl-CoA delta isomerase 2, mitochondrial: protein MASAVRFLSPWRFLRFTRIPGVHLHTTGASMGASVEDFNQAKDQLGKLKKDPGNEVKLKIYALFKQATQGPCNTPKPGMLDFVNKAKWDAWKSLASVSQEEARQQYVDLISSLLAAEGPAVAATPTGSGKAFETLLVNTEDSITTIRLNRPQKKNAITVEMYNELIEALDLAGKDDSVITVITGSGDYYCSGNDLNNFTKIPEGGVQKMAKDAGELLKGYVKAYIDFPKPLIAVVNGPAVGVSVTVLGLFDVIYATESATFHTPFSQLGQSPEGCSSYTFPRIMGHAKASEVLLFNKKLTATQACELGLVTEVFPDSSFQSEVWTRLKAYAKLPPNSLALSKQLIRGVEKEKLYAVNVAEVERLVERWVSDECMQAIMTFFQAKSKL from the exons ATGGCTTCAGCTGTAAGGTTTCTGTCTCCCTGGCGATTTCTCAGGTTTACCAG GATTCCTGGTGTTCATCTGCACACAACTGGAGCATCAATGGGAGCATCAGTGGAGGACTTTAATCAAGCAAAGGATCAGCTTGGCAAACTAAAAAAAGACCCTGGAAATGAAGTCAAACTCAAGATCTATGCCCTTTTTAAACAG GCCACACAGGGACCTTGTAACACTCCAAAACCAGGAATGCTGGATTTTGTGAATAAAGCAAAGTGGGATGCCTGGAAGTCTTTGGCGTCTGTGTCACAG GAGGAGGCCAGGCAGCAGTATGTTGACCTCATTTCATCTTTGCTGGCAGCAGAAGGTCCTGCAGTAGCAGCAACACCCACAGGAAGTGGAAAGGCTTTCGAAACATTGCTAGTCAACACGGAGGATAGCATCACTACAATCCGACTCAACAGACCCCAGAAAAAAAATGCCATCACAGTTGAG atgTATAATGAACTTATTGAGGCTCTGGATCTTGCTGGAAAAGACGACTCAGTCATTACAGTCATCACAG GCAGTGGAGACTACTACTGCAGTGGCAATGACCTGAACAACTTCACTAAAATCCCAGAGGGTGGTGTCCAAAAGATGGCCAAGGATGCTGGGGAATTACTgaa GGGGTATGTGAAAGCATATATTGACTTCCCTAAACCTCTGATTGCTGTTGTAAATGGGCCAGCtgtgggtgtctctgtcacTGTACTGGGACTTTTTGATGTTATCTATGCTACAGAAAGT GCGACTTTTCACACTCCCTTCAGTCAGCTGGGGCAGAGTCCTGAGGGATGCTCGTCTTATACCTTTCCTAGAATTATGGGTCATGCaaag GCAAGTGAGGTACTGCTGTTTAATAAGAAGCTGACAGCCACACAAGCATGTGAACTGGGTCTAGTGACTGAAGTCTTTCCTGATAGCAGCTTTCAGTCAGAGGTCTGGACCAGGCTAAAAGCGTATGCCAAACTGCCTCCAAAT TCTCTAGCTCTGTCCAAGCAGTTGATTCGAGGAGTAGAGAAGGAGAAACTGTACGCTGTAAACGTGGCAGAAGTGGAGAGGCTTGTTGAGCGCTGGGTCTCTGATGAGTGCATGCAGGCCATCATGACCTTCTTTCAGGCCAAATCCAAACTGTGA
- the cidea gene encoding lipid transferase CIDEA yields MFTGFPTVLSSMEYAKTLVPMPIKRSVSTVHSAIAQRMLPPTQPRPYRVCTQSRLRTNVLVATSLNDLLEKAARSILQNCQFLTLVLEEDGTVVDSESFFQSLPSNTLFMVLDKDEKWTQNTQALPSFRKTRKNEIAKISFDLYKLNPKDFLGCLTVKATLYEIYSLSYDIKCSGFKNVLKSSVRCAMQMTKVTGQVLLYGSTCILQHMGEERH; encoded by the exons ATGTTTACTGGTTTTCCTACAGTTCTATCAAGTATGGAGTATGCTAAAACACTGGTTCCAATGCCTATTAAGAG GTCAGTCTCAACTGTCCACTCAGCAATAGCACAGCGGATGCTGCCACCTACCCAACCACGACCTTACAGGGTCTGCACACAGAGCCGCCTCAGGACCAATGTTCTGGTGGCCACTTCTCTAAACGACCTGTTAGAAAAG GCTGCCCGCTCCATTCTGCAGAACTGCCAGTTTCTGACCCTGGTTCTGGAGGAGGACGGTACAGTGGTGGACTCTGAGAGTTTCTTCCAGTCCCTGCCCTCCAACACTCTTTTCATGGTGCTGGACAAAGACGAGAAAtggacacagaacacacag GCCTTGCCAAGTTTCAGGAAAACAAGGAAAAATGAAATCGCTAAGATAAGCTTTGACCTGTACAAGCTGAACCCGAAGGATTTTCTGGGCTGTCTTACAGTTAAAGCCACGCTCTATGAGATTTACTCCCTGTCATATGACATCAAGTGCTCTGGATTCAAGAATGTTTTGAA atcatCAGTGCGTTGTGCGATGCAGATGACGAAAGTCACCGGTCAGGTTCTCCTTTATGGATCTACATGTATTCTACAGCACATGGGTGAAGAACGTCACTAA